Proteins encoded by one window of Macaca fascicularis isolate 582-1 chromosome 10, T2T-MFA8v1.1:
- the SEPTIN5 gene encoding septin-5 isoform X3 has protein sequence MDSLAAPQDRLVEQLLSPRTQAQRRLKDIDKQYVGFATLPNQVHRKSVKKGFDFTLMVAGESGLGKSTLVHSLFLTDLYKDRKLLSAEERISQTVEILKHTVDIEEKGVKLKLTIVDTPGFGDAVNNTECWKPITDYVDQQFEQYFRDESGLNRKNIQDNRVHCCLYFISPFGHGLRPVDVGFMKALHEKVNIVPLIAKADCLVPSEIRKLKERIREEIDKFGIHVYQFPECDSDEDEDFKQQDRELKESAPFAVIGSNTVVEAKGQRVRGRLYPWGIVEVENQAHCDFVKLRNMLIRTHMHDLKDVTCDVHYENYRAHCIQQMTSKLTQDSRMESPIPILPLPTPDAETEKLIRMKDEELRRMQEMLQRMKQQMQDQ, from the exons ATGGACTCGCTGGCAGCGCCCCAGGACCGCCTGGTGGAGCAGCTGCTGTCGCCGCGGACCCAGGCCCAGAGGCGGCTCAAG GACATTGACAAGCAGTACGTGGGCTTCGCTACACTGCCCAACCAGGTGCACCGAAAGTCAGTGAAGAAAGGCTTTGACTTCACGCTCATGGTGGCTG GTGAGTCAGGACTGGGGAAGTCCACATTGGTCCACAGCCTCTTCCTGACAGACTTATACAAGGACCGGAAGCTGCTCAGTGCCGAGG AGCGCATCAGCCAGACGGTAGAGATTCTAAAGCACACGGTGGACATTGAGGAGAAGGGAGTCAAGCTGAAGCTCACCATCGTGGACACACCGGGATTCGGGGATGCCGTCAACAACACCGAGTG CTGGAAGCCCATCACTGACTATGTGGACCAGCAGTTTGAGCAGTACTTCCGCGACGAGAGCGGCCTCAACCGAAAGAACATCCAAGACAACCGAGTGCACTGCTGCCTGTACTTCATCTCCCCCTTCGGGCATGG GCTGCGGCCAGTGGATGTGGGTTTCATGAAGGCATTGCATGAGAAGGTTAACATCGTGCCTCTCATCGCCAAAGCTGACTGTCTTGTCCCCAGTGAGATCCGGAAACTGAAGGAGCGG ATCCGGGAGGAGATTGACAAGTTTGGGATCCATGTATACCAGTTCCCTGAGTGTGACTCGGATGAGGATGAGGACTTCAAGCAGCAGGACCGGGAACTGAAG gaGAGCGCGCCCTTTGCTGTTATAGGCAGCAACACGGTGGTGGAGGCCAAGGGGCAGCGTGTCCGGGGCCGCCTGTACCCCTGGGGGATCGTGGAGG TGGAGAACCAGGCGCACTGCGACTTCGTGAAGCTGCGCAACATGCTCATCCGCACGCACATGCACGACCTCAAGGATGTGACGTGCGACGTGCACTACGAGAACTACCGCGCGCACTGCATCCAGCAGATGACCAG CAAACTGACCCAGGACAGCCGCATGGAGAGCCCCATCCCGATCCTGCCGCTGCCCACCCCGGACGCCGAGACTGAGAAGCTTATCAGGATGAAGGATGAGGAA CTGAGGCGCATGCAGGAGATGCTGCAGAGGATGAAGCAGCAGATGCAGGACCAGTGA
- the SEPTIN5 gene encoding septin-5 isoform X4: MSWGAAPGKSPPNTHAHTHPHARTRTYPMHALTHAYTHTCTRMYTRTCTGTHAGIAHTQALHTHPHGRAHTNTRTHAQGRSAPSRAGEGCRARRVCGRRDAAGRFSGKSARRLPALNGAGSRAVARGSRERPPAPSGGRKPRSTSWGRNARPLPTPGPPQPACRTRSSPSAVLEPGLRPQGRGGPPGPRKPRPVSASAQPCPPQPLSGGSARGPISRRPFPGDGGRGRLCRPPPRAPRAPATPRLWLGCGSGACPGCDAATARGQSAQSGGWLGRPRGSTIPRDIDKQYVGFATLPNQVHRKSVKKGFDFTLMVAGESGLGKSTLVHSLFLTDLYKDRKLLSAEERISQTVEILKHTVDIEEKGVKLKLTIVDTPGFGDAVNNTECWKPITDYVDQQFEQYFRDESGLNRKNIQDNRVHCCLYFISPFGHGLRPVDVGFMKALHEKVNIVPLIAKADCLVPSEIRKLKERIREEIDKFGIHVYQFPECDSDEDEDFKQQDRELKESAPFAVIGSNTVVEAKGQRVRGRLYPWGIVEVENQAHCDFVKLRNMLIRTHMHDLKDVTCDVHYENYRAHCIQQMTSKLTQDSRMESPIPILPLPTPDAETEKLIRMKDEELRRMQEMLQRMKQQMQDQ; encoded by the exons ATGTCTTGGGGCGCCGCACCGGGAAAGAGTCCaccaaacacacatgcacacacccacccacacgcgcgcacacgcacaTACCCAATGCACGCACTCACACACGcgtacacacacacgtgcacacgcatGTATACACGCACATGTACGGGCACACACGCAGGCATTGCACACACGCAGGCATTACACACACACCCGCACGGACGCGCACACACAaacacgcgcacacacgcacaggGGAGGTCAGCCcccagcagggctggggaggggtgcaGGGCGCGGCGTGTCTGTGGGCGCCGTGACGCAGCCGGGAGGTTTTCGGGCAAGTCTGCGAGAAGACTGCCGGCCCTGAATGGGGCGGGTTCCCGCGCGGTTGCGCGTGGGTCCCGGGAGCGGCCTCCGGCGCCCTCTGGCGGGCGGAAGCCGCGCAGCACCTCTTGGGGTCGGAACGCGCGGCCGCTACCGACTCCCGGCCCGCCCCAGCCAGCGTGCAGGACCCGGTCGTCCCCTTCTGCTGTCCTGGAGCCCGGACTGAGGCCCCAGGGGCGCGGCGGGCCTCCCGGTCCCCGCAAGCCACGGCCCGTCAGCGCCTCGGCTCAGCCCTGCCCTCCGCAGCCGCTTTCGGGTGGCTCCGCCCGCGGCCCAATTTCCAGGCGACCGTTTCCCGGCGACGGCGGGCGGGGCCGTCTCTGCCGCCCCCCGCCGCGCGCTCCGCGGGCGCCTGCGACGCCCCGCCTCTGGCTCGGGTGCGGGAGCGGGGCCTGCCCGGGCTGCGACGCCGCCACAGCTCGGGGCCAGTCCGCCCAGTCAGGGGGATGGCTCGGGCGGCCTCGGGGGTCGACGATCCCCCGG GACATTGACAAGCAGTACGTGGGCTTCGCTACACTGCCCAACCAGGTGCACCGAAAGTCAGTGAAGAAAGGCTTTGACTTCACGCTCATGGTGGCTG GTGAGTCAGGACTGGGGAAGTCCACATTGGTCCACAGCCTCTTCCTGACAGACTTATACAAGGACCGGAAGCTGCTCAGTGCCGAGG AGCGCATCAGCCAGACGGTAGAGATTCTAAAGCACACGGTGGACATTGAGGAGAAGGGAGTCAAGCTGAAGCTCACCATCGTGGACACACCGGGATTCGGGGATGCCGTCAACAACACCGAGTG CTGGAAGCCCATCACTGACTATGTGGACCAGCAGTTTGAGCAGTACTTCCGCGACGAGAGCGGCCTCAACCGAAAGAACATCCAAGACAACCGAGTGCACTGCTGCCTGTACTTCATCTCCCCCTTCGGGCATGG GCTGCGGCCAGTGGATGTGGGTTTCATGAAGGCATTGCATGAGAAGGTTAACATCGTGCCTCTCATCGCCAAAGCTGACTGTCTTGTCCCCAGTGAGATCCGGAAACTGAAGGAGCGG ATCCGGGAGGAGATTGACAAGTTTGGGATCCATGTATACCAGTTCCCTGAGTGTGACTCGGATGAGGATGAGGACTTCAAGCAGCAGGACCGGGAACTGAAG gaGAGCGCGCCCTTTGCTGTTATAGGCAGCAACACGGTGGTGGAGGCCAAGGGGCAGCGTGTCCGGGGCCGCCTGTACCCCTGGGGGATCGTGGAGG TGGAGAACCAGGCGCACTGCGACTTCGTGAAGCTGCGCAACATGCTCATCCGCACGCACATGCACGACCTCAAGGATGTGACGTGCGACGTGCACTACGAGAACTACCGCGCGCACTGCATCCAGCAGATGACCAG CAAACTGACCCAGGACAGCCGCATGGAGAGCCCCATCCCGATCCTGCCGCTGCCCACCCCGGACGCCGAGACTGAGAAGCTTATCAGGATGAAGGATGAGGAA CTGAGGCGCATGCAGGAGATGCTGCAGAGGATGAAGCAGCAGATGCAGGACCAGTGA
- the SEPTIN5 gene encoding septin-5 isoform X1 — protein MSTGLRYKSKLATPEDKQDIDKQYVGFATLPNQVHRKSVKKGFDFTLMVAGESGLGKSTLVHSLFLTDLYKDRKLLSAEERISQTVEILKHTVDIEEKGVKLKLTIVDTPGFGDAVNNTECWKPITDYVDQQFEQYFRDESGLNRKNIQDNRVHCCLYFISPFGHGLRPVDVGFMKALHEKVNIVPLIAKADCLVPSEIRKLKERIREEIDKFGIHVYQFPECDSDEDEDFKQQDRELKESAPFAVIGSNTVVEAKGQRVRGRLYPWGIVEVENQAHCDFVKLRNMLIRTHMHDLKDVTCDVHYENYRAHCIQQMTSKLTQDSRMESPIPILPLPTPDAETEKLIRMKDEELRRMQEMLQRMKQQMQDQ, from the exons ATGAGCACAGGCCTGCGGTACAAGAGCAAGCTGGCGACCCCAG AGGACAAGCAG GACATTGACAAGCAGTACGTGGGCTTCGCTACACTGCCCAACCAGGTGCACCGAAAGTCAGTGAAGAAAGGCTTTGACTTCACGCTCATGGTGGCTG GTGAGTCAGGACTGGGGAAGTCCACATTGGTCCACAGCCTCTTCCTGACAGACTTATACAAGGACCGGAAGCTGCTCAGTGCCGAGG AGCGCATCAGCCAGACGGTAGAGATTCTAAAGCACACGGTGGACATTGAGGAGAAGGGAGTCAAGCTGAAGCTCACCATCGTGGACACACCGGGATTCGGGGATGCCGTCAACAACACCGAGTG CTGGAAGCCCATCACTGACTATGTGGACCAGCAGTTTGAGCAGTACTTCCGCGACGAGAGCGGCCTCAACCGAAAGAACATCCAAGACAACCGAGTGCACTGCTGCCTGTACTTCATCTCCCCCTTCGGGCATGG GCTGCGGCCAGTGGATGTGGGTTTCATGAAGGCATTGCATGAGAAGGTTAACATCGTGCCTCTCATCGCCAAAGCTGACTGTCTTGTCCCCAGTGAGATCCGGAAACTGAAGGAGCGG ATCCGGGAGGAGATTGACAAGTTTGGGATCCATGTATACCAGTTCCCTGAGTGTGACTCGGATGAGGATGAGGACTTCAAGCAGCAGGACCGGGAACTGAAG gaGAGCGCGCCCTTTGCTGTTATAGGCAGCAACACGGTGGTGGAGGCCAAGGGGCAGCGTGTCCGGGGCCGCCTGTACCCCTGGGGGATCGTGGAGG TGGAGAACCAGGCGCACTGCGACTTCGTGAAGCTGCGCAACATGCTCATCCGCACGCACATGCACGACCTCAAGGATGTGACGTGCGACGTGCACTACGAGAACTACCGCGCGCACTGCATCCAGCAGATGACCAG CAAACTGACCCAGGACAGCCGCATGGAGAGCCCCATCCCGATCCTGCCGCTGCCCACCCCGGACGCCGAGACTGAGAAGCTTATCAGGATGAAGGATGAGGAA CTGAGGCGCATGCAGGAGATGCTGCAGAGGATGAAGCAGCAGATGCAGGACCAGTGA
- the SEPTIN5 gene encoding septin-5 isoform X2, with protein MCPAQASLPASPKRGGECGRGTPPGAPRVCGGWAPGRAGGVGSAPPSINRRCSAAAAAAAPAAGSRPGGASRPLALSGGDIDKQYVGFATLPNQVHRKSVKKGFDFTLMVAGESGLGKSTLVHSLFLTDLYKDRKLLSAEERISQTVEILKHTVDIEEKGVKLKLTIVDTPGFGDAVNNTECWKPITDYVDQQFEQYFRDESGLNRKNIQDNRVHCCLYFISPFGHGLRPVDVGFMKALHEKVNIVPLIAKADCLVPSEIRKLKERIREEIDKFGIHVYQFPECDSDEDEDFKQQDRELKESAPFAVIGSNTVVEAKGQRVRGRLYPWGIVEVENQAHCDFVKLRNMLIRTHMHDLKDVTCDVHYENYRAHCIQQMTSKLTQDSRMESPIPILPLPTPDAETEKLIRMKDEELRRMQEMLQRMKQQMQDQ; from the exons ATGTGCCCTGCCCAGGCCTCACTTCCCGCGTCCCCAAAACGGGGCGGAGAATGCGGCCGTGGGACCCCTCCAGGGGCCCCAAGGGTCTGCGGGGGCTGGGCGCCGGGGCGCGCGGGCGGGGTAGGCTCGGCGCCGCCGTCTATAAATAGGCGCTgctccgccgccgccgctgccgccgccccCGCGGCTGGATCCAGGCCAGGTGGGGCCTCCCGCCCCCTGGCACTCTCCGGAGGG GACATTGACAAGCAGTACGTGGGCTTCGCTACACTGCCCAACCAGGTGCACCGAAAGTCAGTGAAGAAAGGCTTTGACTTCACGCTCATGGTGGCTG GTGAGTCAGGACTGGGGAAGTCCACATTGGTCCACAGCCTCTTCCTGACAGACTTATACAAGGACCGGAAGCTGCTCAGTGCCGAGG AGCGCATCAGCCAGACGGTAGAGATTCTAAAGCACACGGTGGACATTGAGGAGAAGGGAGTCAAGCTGAAGCTCACCATCGTGGACACACCGGGATTCGGGGATGCCGTCAACAACACCGAGTG CTGGAAGCCCATCACTGACTATGTGGACCAGCAGTTTGAGCAGTACTTCCGCGACGAGAGCGGCCTCAACCGAAAGAACATCCAAGACAACCGAGTGCACTGCTGCCTGTACTTCATCTCCCCCTTCGGGCATGG GCTGCGGCCAGTGGATGTGGGTTTCATGAAGGCATTGCATGAGAAGGTTAACATCGTGCCTCTCATCGCCAAAGCTGACTGTCTTGTCCCCAGTGAGATCCGGAAACTGAAGGAGCGG ATCCGGGAGGAGATTGACAAGTTTGGGATCCATGTATACCAGTTCCCTGAGTGTGACTCGGATGAGGATGAGGACTTCAAGCAGCAGGACCGGGAACTGAAG gaGAGCGCGCCCTTTGCTGTTATAGGCAGCAACACGGTGGTGGAGGCCAAGGGGCAGCGTGTCCGGGGCCGCCTGTACCCCTGGGGGATCGTGGAGG TGGAGAACCAGGCGCACTGCGACTTCGTGAAGCTGCGCAACATGCTCATCCGCACGCACATGCACGACCTCAAGGATGTGACGTGCGACGTGCACTACGAGAACTACCGCGCGCACTGCATCCAGCAGATGACCAG CAAACTGACCCAGGACAGCCGCATGGAGAGCCCCATCCCGATCCTGCCGCTGCCCACCCCGGACGCCGAGACTGAGAAGCTTATCAGGATGAAGGATGAGGAA CTGAGGCGCATGCAGGAGATGCTGCAGAGGATGAAGCAGCAGATGCAGGACCAGTGA
- the GP1BB gene encoding platelet glycoprotein Ib beta chain, producing MPGIRGWMEPGRRSGYSETSPRCPADRPAHCGASLAGPRGALSLLLLMLAPPSRPAADCPAPCSCAGTLVDCGRRGLTWASLPTSFPVHTTELVLTGNNLTALPSGLLDALPALRTAHLGANPWRCDCRLVPLRAWLAGRPERAPYRDLRCVAPPALRGRLLPYLAEDELRAACAPGPLCWGALAAQLALLGLGLLHALLLVLLLCRLRRLRARARARARAALRLSLTDPLVAEQDGTDES from the coding sequence ATGCCGGGCATCAGGGGCTGGATGGAGCCGGGCCGGCGCTCTGGGTACTCAGAGACGTCGCCCAGGTGCCCCGCCGACCGCCCGGCTCACTGCGGCGCTTCCCTTGCAGGGCCGCGCGGGGCGCTGAGCTTACTGCTCCTGATGCTGGCGCCGCCGAGCCGCCCGGCCGCAGATTGCCCGGCGCCCTGTAGCTGCGCGGGGACGCTCGTGGACTGCGGGCGCCGGGGGCTGACTTGGGCCTCGCTGCCGACCTCCTTTCCTGTCCACACAACCGAGCTGGTGCTGACCGGCAACAACCTGACGGCGCTGCCGTCGGGGCTGCTGGACGCGCTGCCCGCGCTGCGCACCGCACACCTGGGCGCCAACCCCTGGCGCTGCGACTGCCGCCTTGTGCCGCTGCGCGCCTGGCTGGCCGGCCGCCCCGAGCGTGCGCCCTACCGCGACCTGCGTTGCGTGGCGCCCCCAGCGCTGCGCGGCCGCCTGCTGCCCTACCTAGCCGAGGACGAGCTGCGCGCCGCTTGTGCTCCCGGCCCGCTCTGCTGGGGGGCGCTGGCGGCGCAGCTTGCGTTGCTGGGCCTTGGGCTGCTGCACGCGttgctgctggtgctgctgctgtGCCGCCTGCGGAGGCTGCGCGCCCGCGCCCGCGCTCGCGCCCGCGCCGCACTCCGGCTGTCGCTGACCGACCCACTGGTGGCCGAGCAAGACGGAACCGACGAGTCCTGA